The Huiozyma naganishii CBS 8797 chromosome 3, complete genome genome contains a region encoding:
- the SDC1 gene encoding Sdc1p (similar to Saccharomyces cerevisiae SDC1 (YDR469W); ancestral locus Anc_5.594), translated as MSDGDGDSENTRQVGAGTGSQGNEPLLGQSSASLVATVGGSSTRKYLNEEVTPALLRGMRLIAVEQPENPLKRLGEYLIEQSGSK; from the coding sequence ATGAGCGACGGCGACGGTGACAGCGAGAACACGAGACAAGTTGGCGCTGGGACCGGTTCCCAGGGGAACGAGCCGCTTTTGGGTCAGTCCTCGGCGAGTCTAGTGGCGACGGTCGGCGGGTCCAGCACGCGGAAGTACCTGAACGAGGAAGTGACGCCCGCGTTGCTCCGTGGGATGCGGCTCATTGCTGTCGAGCAACCAGAGAATCCACTTAAGCGGTTAGGCGAGTACCTCATTGAGCAGAGCGGTTCCAAGTAA
- the PKH3 gene encoding protein kinase PKH3 (similar to Saccharomyces cerevisiae PKH3 (YDR466W); ancestral locus Anc_5.591), whose translation MTSRKCSPSDFIFKEELGHGSYSTVYKALDRRDVKNVYAIKVCSKQHIIKEGKVKYVTIEKNTLNLLARANHPGIVKLHYTFHDAQNLYFVLDYACGGELLTLLHKMGTFSELWARHFSVQLVDTLAYIHSQGVIHRDLKPENVLLDQTGRLMITDFGAAFTVDRAEQLGAHCAASSSFVGTAEYVSPELLLHNQCGFSSDVWALGCMVFQFVEGHPPFRGENELRTFEKIIALDYSWNYELHPNKIATGKPATNPLIVSLVKKMLTINTQDRISLRGIQGSSWFDGVDWDDKRTIWRGIWQLPATENAQQQQQLMMGQARTTNAYHRMIPNRQLHVIDTPIKSITITKQKKKKPTKPNSTSSIVEWRKKLGIPTANATVSANVNANANTDALIDFSNSMTKNRSSRGNSLVPAVTPPATAVPAPIQPQITPQSINGAVQRTQQKVPYTNSQPMYAPPRTPTNQTTFVRAERKNPPLQGIQTQLPEGSNNITNKTATGISTKVPGPFTENIHPPAPKVEKQTAATKLSPKLTTPLHITTKNVLKQDYIFMHTIPYRQDGPGMSMESYNKIDNDLITSLVSENKLTLNSPACIPALLTLRKNGTLSYSTGSQTHEMVNIGDSELSMYDFEFDELSRKGFLILEKYKRKVWLISLPSFAALSKLSPEKHVPSAKSKSVVNTGENWVDCFFRARQLMEEEDNTPTRAHTSSAAEQEITNKLNGVSLRTVPQSTPKTTPKTAPKTAPKTAPKTAPKTAPKAVPTTAAAKIPVHASKQSGNPQPSSMSNNSTLASPVSTKAAVDRAPLMSRSSSGSNMTPAHMAKTRTAPQAQIASPRKPSQHHYNQLPLASSPLSPTTGTPVGATQRRVLSGSPLVSQSPRSTTRSPSVPSRHLASNSSGDVRSPPPSAQLNNKKRYSAPKNMVISSSRYEVIHSLSSRTADAQEATSGASAAFKNLQKKKPKKKQ comes from the coding sequence ATGACTTCCAGGAAGTGCTCGCCGAGTgatttcatcttcaagGAGGAATTGGGCCACGGGTCCTACTCCACGGTGTATAAGGCGCTGGACAGGCGGGACGTGAAGAATGTGTACGCGATCAAAGTGTGCTCGAAGCAGCATATTATCAAGGAGGGGAAAGTGAAGTACGTGACGATAGAGAAGAATACGCTGAATTTGCTCGCGAGGGCAAACCACCCGGGGATCGTGAAGCTGCACTACACGTTCCACGACGCGCAGAACCTGTACTTTGTGCTCGACTATGCGTGTGGCGGGGAGTTGCTCACGCTGCTGCACAAAATGGGCACTTTCAGCGAGTTATGGGCACGGCATTTCAGCGTGCAGCTTGTGGACACGCTCGCGTATATACACTCGCAGGGAGTGATCCACAGGGACCTCAAGCCGGAGAATGTGCTTCTCGACCAGACTGGGCGACTCATGATCACGGATTTCGGTGCCGCGTTTACCGTGGACCGTGCGGAGCAACTCGGTGCGCACTGCGCGGCGTCCTCGTCCTTTGTGGGGACCGCGGAGTACGTCTCGCCGGAGCTTTTGCTACACAACCAGTGCGGGTTCTCCTCGGACGTGTGGGCGCTCGGGTGCATGGTGTTCCAGTTTGTAGAGGGACACCCGCCCTTCAGGGGCGAGAACGAGCTCCGCACGTTCGAGAAGATCATCGCGCTGGACTACAGTTGGAACTACGAGTTGCACCCGAACAAGATCGCCACGGGGAAACCAGCGACCAACCCGCTTATTGTGAGTCTCGTCAAGAAAATGCTCACCATCAACACGCAGGACCGGATATCCCTCAGGGGCATCCAGGGGTCGTCCTGGTTCGACGGCGTCGACTGGGACGATAAGCGTACGATTTGGAGAGGTATATGGCAACTCCCAGCAACGGAGAACgcgcaacaacaacaacagctAATGATGGGACaagcaagaacaacaaaCGCGTACCACCGCATGATACCAAACAGACAATTGCATGTTATTGACACACCAATCAAAAGTATAACAATaacaaaacagaagaagaagaaaccaacGAAACCAAACTCCACAAGCAGTATAGTCGAATGGAGGAAGAAACTAGGCATACCAACAGCCAACGCTACCGTGAGCGCAAACGTAAACGCAAATGCAAACACAGACGCATTAATCGATTTCAGCAATAGCATGACCAAGAACAGATCAAGCCGAGGGAACTCCCTTGTCCCCGCTGTGACTCCACCAGCGACCGCTGTACCTGCGCCGATCCAACCGCAAATAACTCCACAATCGATAAACGGAGCGGTACAACGAACACAGCAGAAGGTACCGTACACGAACAGTCAGCCGATGTATGCTCCGCCACGGACCCCAACGAACCAAACGACTTTTGTGCGTGCTGAGAGGAAAAACCCGCCACTACAGGGGATACAGACACAGTTGCCTGAAGGGTCCAACAACATCACTAATAAAACCGCTACTGGCATAAGCACCAAAGTTCCTGGTCCCTTTACGGAAAATATACACCCACCGGCCCCCAAGGTAGAGAAACAGACAGCTGCTACAAAGCTATCACCAAAACTAACGACACCACTACATATAACAACCAAGAATGTCTTGAAACAGGACTACATTTTCATGCATACTATACCGTACAGGCAGGACGGACCGGGGATGTCAATGGAAAGCTATAACAAGATAGATAACGACCTGATCACATCTCTAGTCTCCGAAAACAAACTGACGCTAAACTCACCAGCTTGTATACCGGCTTTACTCACTTTGAGGAAAAACGGCACCCTATCGTACTCGACAGGATCTCAGACACACGAGATGGTCAATATCGGAGACTCTGAACTGTCCATGTACGACTTCGAATTCGACGAGTTGTCCCGCAAAGGGTTTCTCATCCTGGAAAAGTACAAACGCAAAGTTTGGCTCATATCTTTGCCCTCGTTTGCGGCACTGTCAAAACTATCACCAGAGAAACACGTACCGAGTGCGAAATCTAAAAGTGTGGTCAACACGGGGGAAAACTGGGTCGACTGCTTCTTCAGAGCTAGACAGTTGatggaggaagaagacaATACACCGACCAGGGCACATACTTCCTCTGCAGCGGAACAGGAAATTACCAACAAGCTGAACGGCGTTTCACTGAGAACGGTACCACAGTCGACACCAAAGACTACACCCAAGACCGCACCCAAGACCGCACCCAAGACCGCACCCAAGACCGCACCCAAGACCGCACCCAAGGCCGTACCAACCACCGCGGCTGCCAAAATACCGGTCCATGCAAGCAAACAGAGCGGCAACCCACAACCTAGCAGTATGAGCAACAATTCGACACTGGCCTCACCCGTGTCAACGAAGGCCGCCGTGGATCGTGCCCCACTGATGAGTAGATCATCGTCTGGGTCGAACATGACCCCTGCACACATGGCAAAGACAAGAACCGCACCACAGGCTCAAATCGCCAGTCCGAGGAAACCTTCGCAGCATCACTACAACCAGCTGCCATTGGCATCGTCCCCACTATCTCCGACCACGGGGACACCCGTGGGGGCTACGCAGCGGCGGGTGCTCTCCGGATCGCCACTCGTCTCGCAGTCCCCACGGTCCACCACAAGATCACCCAGTGTGCCGTCGCGCCATTTAGCTAGCAACAGCAGTGGGGACGTACGGTCCCCACCTCCATCAGCTCAActgaacaacaagaaacgGTATAGCGCACCAAAGAACATGGTCATCAGCAGCAGTCGGTACGAAGTGATCCACTCGCTCTCGAGCCGCACAGCAGACGCACAAGAGGCAACGTCCGGTGCATCAGCAGCGTTCAAGAAcctgcagaagaagaaacccaagaagaagcagtAG
- the SFM1 gene encoding protein-arginine N-methyltransferase SFM1 (similar to Saccharomyces cerevisiae YOR021C; ancestral locus Anc_5.605), whose protein sequence is MQPATAHRSHGPVSVETSPPTVIGLWKIFTFNEFNSAMSNGALGSTFCSIGSWRSILLCWTIHSLVPELITKPLSPRTHTLLVPHCVKEMKYVIEHMEDGFSEWVILEYLQILRDVGRENLHLTSLPEGTKDQDIPQRLRDAGLQWSTGGLKSAAETGSPAMVNGRVCLLDPRAEQDLSPEDATQFDYFVFGGILGDHPPRDRTSELKEMYPGMLVGRRLGDKQMTTDTAVRTTQLVLRGQQSLSRIQFVDYPEFRFSKHEATEMPFRYVADTASGKPILPEGMMQLIKEDSQQTLDDLLL, encoded by the coding sequence ATGCAACCCGCAACGGCTCACAGATCCCATGGACCAGTATCTGTAGAGACCTCCCCCCCCACAGTCATCGGCctctggaaaattttcacttttaaCGAATTCAACAGCGCGATGAGCAACGGAGCACTGGGCTCGAccttttgttcaattggtaGCTGGAGATCTATACTTTTGTGTTGGACAATTCATTCCCTCGTACCGGAGCTCATTACAAAACCTCTGTCTCCACGCACCCACACTCTCCTTGTTCCACACTGTGTAAAGGAAATGAAGTACGTTATTGAGCACATGGAGGATGGGTTCAGCGAGTGGGTGATACTAGAGTACTTGCAGATCCTGAGGGACGTTGGTCGCGAGAATCTCCACCTGACCTCTCTTCCCGAGGGCACCAAGGATCAGGATATCCCACAGAGGTTGCGCGATGCGGGTCTTCAGTGGTCCACGGGCGGACTGAAGAGCGCCGCCGAGACGGGGTCGCCCGCGATGGTCAACGGCCGGGTGTGTCTGCTGGACCCTCGCGCTGAACAAGATCTGTCGCCCGAGGACGCAACGCAGTTCGACTACTTCGTGTTCGGTGGGATCCTAGGGGACCACCCTCCGCGCGACCGGACGAGcgagttgaaggaaatgTACCCTGGCATGCTAGTTGGGAGACGCCTGGGCGATAAACAAATGACCACGGACACAGCGGTGCGGACGACACAGCTCGTACTACGCGGGCAGCAGTCATTGAGCAGGATCCAGTTCGTCGACTACCCGGAGTTCCGCTTCTCGAAACATGAGGCCACGGAAATGCCCTTCAGGTACGTCGCGGACACCGCCTCGGGCAAACCGATCCTCCCAGAGGGGATGATGCAGCTGATCAAGGAGGACTCGCAACAGACGCTCGACGACTTGCTCCTGTAG
- the UGO1 gene encoding mitofusin complex protein UGO1 (similar to Saccharomyces cerevisiae UGO1 (YDR470C); ancestral locus Anc_5.595) translates to MSLENGSRLVNRPYYDADTFDVGYSAVFRPDKGVVDPLGNTLTSKLSLYDKSAGGLVKNKALNEFLVQKTAPRTLNNQFSNASNAILNVNRWKHFLLHTVLKSYAKSLLVQPFDTCRILMQVGMVSELLVGSQGRTEELQEERRNVDEDIDFFPMYTATVPDTTVALPAVPVVSPKNNATPTGNCSTVLTVGKLDTWALFTSIKENPNFGWSRLWRXXXXXXXKSLSQFLNRSLYQFVVPLYNLMYNSTLTNNKLMLLKIGCNMLTELAMLPFQFYKLKLVVSRTVQTPLLSFVSQYWHNNNLTSTKLMTIYSLMLLKLATHHSVENLLDFVIYYCGVNLTQWSTLHKFLLVFALKFSTDLAELALRLPLESLVRRFQLDYLLHTGQITREQLIVHPVDVSKRGQLYSGLWNGWKLGIMSQSCSLLMQIINSSRIDDGLALEKF, encoded by the coding sequence ATGTCTTTGGAGAACGGTAGTCGGTTGGTGAACCGGCCGTACTACGATGCCGACACTTTTGATGTAGGATATTCAGCCGTGTTCCGTCCGGACAAGGGTGTTGTGGATCCTCTCGGGAACACGCTGACGTCGAAGCTCAGCTTGTACGACAAGTCTGCTGGTGGGCTGGTCAAGAACAAGGCGCTGAACGAGTTTCTCGTGCAAAAGACGGCGCCGCGCACGCTGAACAACCAGTTCTCGAACGCCTCGAACGCCATCTTGAACGTCAACAGGTGGAAGCACTTTCTGTTGCACACGGTGCTGAAATCGTACGCTAAGTCCCTGCTGGTGCAACCGTTTGATACATGTCGGATTCTAATGCAAGTGGGGATGGTCTCTGAACTCCTTGTGGGTTCCCAGGGGAGAACAGAGGAGTTGCAAGAGGAGAGGAGGAACGTTGATGAGGATATCGATTTCTTCCCGATGTACACTGCCACGGTGCCTGATACTACCGTGGCACTACCGGCTGTCCCAGTTGTTTCCCCAAAGAACAATGCAACACCAACTGGGAACTGCTCCACAGTGCTCACGGTGGGCAAGCTGGACACCTGGGCACTGTTCACGTCCATAAAGGAGAACCCTAATTTCGGCTGGTCAAGACTCTGGAGGNNNNNNNNNNNNNNNNNNNTCAAGTCGCTGTCCCAGTTCCTCAACAGATCACTGTACCAGTTTGTCGTCCCCCTGTACAACCTGATGTACAACAGTACTCTCACAAATAACAAGCTGATGTTGCTCAAGATCGGCTGCAACATGCTCACAGAGCTTGCCATGCTGCCATTCCAATTTTACAAGTTGAAGCTCGTTGTTTCGAGAACCGTACAGACACCGTTACTCAGCTTCGTGTCGCAGTACTggcacaacaacaacctTACGAGCACCAAACTGATGACAATATATTCGTTAATGCTGTTGAAGCTGGCTACCCATCACTCTGTGGAGAACCTGCTGGACTTCGTCATATACTACTGCGGCGTGAACCTGACCCAGTGGAGCACTTTGCACAAGTTCCTACTCGTGTTCGCACTCAAGTTCTCGACAGACCTCGCTGAACTGGCCCTCCGGCTGCCCCTCGAGTCCCTCGTCCGCAGGTTCCAGCTGGACTACCTGCTTCACACGGGCCAGATTACAAGAGAACAGCTGATCGTCCACCCGGTGGACGTGTCTAAGCGTGGCCAGTTGTACAGTGGCCTGTGGAACGGCTGGAAGCTGGGGATCATGTCGCAGTCGTGCAGTTTACTGATGCagatcatcaacagcagcagaatAGACGACGGCCTGGCCCTCGAGAAGTTCTAG
- the PRP3 gene encoding U4/U6-U5 snRNP complex subunit PRP3 (similar to Saccharomyces cerevisiae PRP3 (YDR473C); ancestral locus Anc_5.608): MGRIRTWRRYAVVAVAVAAGAARREVVSGRGWGHFIRPGEVARDAQLWREQRKAELEEQRKEESRRKEEELQRRQWEAQEIASGRIPDPELGEAAYLKRFEDIPEMEWWDVPYVDDNHEVMLKYLDADYVSDDDEDDDGVAAEDNAVSIHYVVHPIPMKQLPDSVGTQHRLYLTKEERKKLRRNRRDMLRKEEEQKLKLGLIAKPQPKVKLQNMMNVLENNFNISNPSLYEAEVKEQVARRRQEHERINQERHDTARKIRQEAATAENSSKTNTGAGSASCKIYRFKQLVNPSIRYKLKMNSEQLQVKGFCLRFGDDGPGTIVVAGPEKSCNKMDRLILHRLPWSQDFTDRNTGDTVHMSDNSIEKTWEGVLISTDHFPKRWFMKVCQTQDEYDHTLKHFNCDHS; encoded by the coding sequence ATGGGAAGAATCCGTACCTGGAGGAGGTACGCGGTCGTGGCAGTGGCAGTGGCAGCGGGAGCGGCACGGCGCGAGGTAGTAAGCGGGCGCGGTTGGGGCCATTTTATTAGACCAGGGGAAGTGGCTCGAGATGCGCAGCTATGGCGTGAGCAGAGGAAGGCTGAGTTGGAAGAACAGCGCAAGGAAGAGTCTCggagaaaagaagaggagtTGCAGCGAAGGCAGTGGGAGGCTCAAGAGATTGCTAGTGGCCGCATACCGGATCCTGAACTTGGGGAGGCTGCGTACCTAAAAAGGTTTGAAGATATCCCCGAGATGGAATGGTGGGATGTCCCGTATGTCGACGACAACCATGAAGTTATGCTGAAGTATCTCGATGCGGACTATGTATcggatgacgatgaagatgacgatgGAGTTGCCGCAGAGGATAACGCAGTATCGATACACTACGTGGTACACCCTATACCGATGAAGCAGTTGCCTGATTCTGTGGGGACGCAACACCGGCTGTACTTGACCAAAGAGGAACGTAAGAAGTTGCGGAGGAACAGGAGGGACATGCTACGAaaagaggaggagcagaaactgaagttGGGTTTAATTGCCAAACCGCAACCGAAAGTGAAGCTGCAGAACATGATGAACGTGCTCGAGAACAATTTCAATATCTCGAACCCAAGTCTGTACGAGGCTGAGGTTAAAGAACAAGTAGCTCGCAGGAGGCAAGAACACGAGAGAATCAACCAAGAGAGGCACGATACTGCTCGCAAGATACGCCAGGAGGCGGCCACTGCAGAAAATTCATCTAAGACTAACACGGGGGCAGGGTCCGCCTCATGCAAAATATACAGATTCAAACAGCTCGTGAACCCGTCCATACGATACAAATTGAAGATGAACAGCGAGCAGCTGCAAGTGAAGGGGTTTTGTCTGCGGTTTGGAGATGATGGTCCGGGGACTATTGTCGTTGCTGGCCCCGAGAAGTCTTGTAATAAAATGGACCGGCTGATTCTGCACCGATTGCCTTGGTCACAAGATTTCACAGATAGGAACACTGGCGACACTGTTCACATGTCTGATAACAGCATTGAGAAGACGTGGGAAGGGGTTTTAATAAGCACGGACCACTTCCCAAAGCGGTGGTTCATGAAGGTGTGCCAAACGCAGGATGAATACGACCACACCCTAAAGCACTTCAACTGCGACCATAGTTGA
- the TRS31 gene encoding TRAPP subunit TRS31 (similar to Saccharomyces cerevisiae TRS31 (YDR472W); ancestral locus Anc_5.601) yields the protein MCRFLKHLKPLTVMTFAVFALPWRFTRGWVLCELCIYSGMAPPGLIYTSRADTGGIQETAQDDTVYVSRLYSESLLSKRNEVSLSAMCFLYQGIIAHFHKRSKTLQEFEGMLSEFGAKIGLRLLELLNFRSSISPTSASAASAANTARSNVYSSNISTPNLTKPSANSVAVRDSANLSDPQLDHSSSSMSAATPVTQEKRTSNTTANTASTVATGTTTPHNKNEYLSEHITKMKRRDLKILDILQFIHSTLWSYLFRHVSDDLVKSSERSNEFMIIDNNPILTQFINPSFNHNGSCDYFVCGIISGFLNNAGFPCDVTAHPVPQGEFERRTVFLIKFNDQVVERETLRYG from the coding sequence ATGTGTCGCTTTTTGAAGCATTTAAAACCTTTAACTGTGATGACATTCGCAGTCTTCGCATTGCCCTGGAGGTTTACCAGAGGGTGGGTACTCTGTGAGCTGTGCATATATTCAGGAATGGCGCCCCCCGGACTGATATACACGAGCCGCGCGGACACCGGCGGGATCCAGGAGACGGCGCAGGACGACACGGTGTACGTGTCGAGACTGTACTCGGAGTCCCTGCTGTCGAAGAGGAACGAGGTGTCTCTCAGCGCGATGTGCTTCCTCTACCAAGGGATCATTGCACACTTTCACAAGCGGTCGAAGACGCTGCAGGAGTTTGAGGGCATGTTGAGCGAGTTTGGTGCCAAGATCGGCCTTCGGTTGCTCGAACTTCTGAACTTCAGATCCTCGATCTCGCCGACCTCGGCGTCTGCGGCATCTGCGGCGAATACGGCAAGAAGCAACGTGTACTCCAGCAATATCTCCACACCGAACCTCACGAAACCAAGTGCGAATAGTGTCGCTGTGAGGGATAGCGCAAACTTATCGGACCCACAATTGGACCACTCTAGTAGCAGCATGTCCGCTGCGACTCCGGTGACTCAAGAGAAACGCACTTCTAATACTACAGCGAACACAGCGTCAACAGTGGCCACGGGCACAACGACGCCGCATAACAAGAACGAGTACCTGTCGGAACACATCACGAAGATGAAACGCCGGGATTTGAAGATTCTAGATATTTTACAGTTCATTCACAGCACACTATGGTCGTACCTGTTCCGCCACGTCTCTGACGATTTGGTGAAGTCCTCGGAGAGGAGCAATGAGTTCATGATCATCGACAACAACCCAATTCTGACGCAGTTCATCAATCCATCGTTCAATCACAACGGCTCTTGCGACTACTTCGTGTGCGGGATCATCAGCGGGTTCCTCAACAATGCGGGATTTCCCTGCGACGTCACGGCACACCCGGTCCCCCAGGGCGAGTTTGAGAGAAGAACGGTGTTCCTCATCAAGTTCAACGACCAAGTGGTCGAAAGGGAAACTTTGCGGTACGGCTGA
- the RMT2 gene encoding protein-arginine N5-methyltransferase (similar to Saccharomyces cerevisiae RMT2 (YDR465C); ancestral locus Anc_5.589) — protein MSELHSLLGFSERPVTRERYVETLRAYLRAGVPATYTLEQVAAFEKDGDQGEVTAEDSSTTPLHVLARSLPRDLTEAERAVVLELMDMLFEYGAGWNFLDYEGKTVGDLLLESGEDSETGPLYRRLVEAGVSAELLLRKLNGGEIEFLEDDDERDPQECESVERPADEGPVDPPVDPPVDPPVDPPVDGPAADQDTYLKTTLEYTDDALLTQGDKHGVMMEWETEIMKLAADTLFSSVEDDAPIVLNIGFGMGIIDGFIQQKTPKKHYICEAHPDVLAKLREDGWYEKPNVVILEGRWQDTLNKLLDDGEVFFDGIYYDTFSEHYKDMLDLYDVVVGLIKPTGVFSFFNGLGADRQICYDVYKAIVELDVNNYGMKCEYKKIDITKILPDWKNVKRSYYNVNYYYHPRISFL, from the coding sequence ATGTCTGAGTTGCACAGTTTGCTGGGGTTTTCCGAAAGACCGGTCACGCGGGAGCGGTACGTCGAGACGCTGCGGGCGTACCTGCGTGCTGGCGTTCCCGCGACGTACACGCTGGAGCAGGTCGCTGCGTTTGAGAAGGATGGGGATCAAGGCGAGGTTACTGCTGAGGACTCGAGCACGACGCCACTGCATGTGTTGGCGCGGTCGCTGCCCCGGGATCTGACCGAGGCGGAGAGGGCCGTCGTGCTCGAGCTTATGGACATGCTGTTCGAGTACGGTGCCGGGTGGAACTTCCTCGACTACGAGGGGAAGACCGTCGGGGACCTGCTGCTGGAGAGCGGGGAGGACTCGGAGACGGGTCCATTGTACCGTAGGCTCGTAGAGGCTGGAGTGAGCGCGGAACTGCTGCTCAGGAAGCTGAACGGCGGGGAGATTGAGTTTTTggaggacgatgacgagaGGGACCCGCAAGAGTGTGAGTCTGTGGAAAGGCCCGCTGATGAGGGTCCCGTGGACCCTCCCGTGGACCCTCCCGTGGACCCTCCCGTGGACCCTCCTGTGGATGGTCCCGCCGCAGACCAAGACACCTACTTGAAGACCACGCTCGAGTACACGGACGATGCTCTGCTAACGCAGGGAGACAAACACGGTGTGATGATGGAGTGGGAGACAGAAATCATGAAACTCGCTGCTGACACACTTTTCTCCTCTGTGGAAGACGACGCACCCATTGTCCTGAACATTGGCTTTGGTATGGGTATCATCGACGGGTTCATCCAGCAGAAAACCCCAAAGAAACACTACATCTGCGAGGCTCACCCAGACGTCCTGGCCAAATTGAGGGAAGACGGGTGGTACGAGAAACCAAACGTTGTGATCCTCGAGGGGAGATGGCAAGATACTTTGAACAAACTTCTCGACGACGGCGAAGTGTTCTTCGACGGTATCTACTACGACACATTCAGCGAACACTACAAGGATATGCTAGACCTTTacgacgtcgtcgtcggGCTTATCAAACCCACGGGCGtgttctccttcttcaacgggCTCGGCGCGGACAGACAGATTTGCTACGACGTGTACAAAGCCATCGTGGAACTGGACGTCAACAACTACGGCATGAAGTGCGAGTACAAGAAAATCGATATCACGAAGATCCTACCCGACTGGAAGAACGTCAAGAGGTCCTACTACAACGTGAACTACTACTACCATCCAAGGATCTCGTTCCTGTGA
- the TLG1 gene encoding Tlg1p (similar to Saccharomyces cerevisiae TLG1 (YDR468C); ancestral locus Anc_5.593), giving the protein MSDVEDPFDQVLKDAEEQLERLSAHLRTHTPDGEVQEILEDVRDTLEDLDRSLIVIQNTGVDTAERQRRLGKLRSEYERLSALPEGGPGAVTEADTAAGASATASGEVVGDEPMATDLSNPFQQQILQEQDSHLDDIHKSMHNLHLHAQTMGQELQDQGELLDQMDGEFDTLSGKLHRGRRQLEWVYEKNKEKVNDCCIMLLIIALIALLVFAFIA; this is encoded by the coding sequence ATGAGCGACGTCGAGGATCCCTTCGACCAGGTGCTCAAGGACGCAGAGGAGCAGTTGGAGAGGCTTTCTGCGCATTTGCGGACTCATACGCCGGACGGCGAGGTACAGGAGATCCTAGAGGACGTGAGGGACACGCTGGAGGACCTAGATAGAAGCCTTATTGTAATACAGAACACGGGGGTCGATACTGCAGAGCGGCAGAGACGACTGGGCAAGCTACGATCGGAGTATGAGCGGTTATCTGCTCTCCCCGAGGGCGGACCTGGCGCAGTGACAGAGGCAGATACCGCTGCAGGCGCAAGTGCAACTGCCAGCGGTGAGGTAGTAGGGGACGAACCCATGGCCACCGATCTATCCAACCCGTTCCAGCAGCAGATCCTCCAGGAGCAGGATTCTCATCTTGACGATATACACAAGTCTATGCACAACTTGCATCTGCACGCACAAACGATGGGTCAGGAGCTGCAAGACCAGGGCGAACTGCTCGACCAGATGGACGGAGAGTTTGACACGTTGTCGGGGAAGCTGCACAGGGGCCGGAGACAGCTCGAGTGGGTctacgagaagaacaaggaAAAGGTCAACGATTGTTGCATAATGCTGCTGATCATCGCACTGATCGCACTCCTCGTGTTCGCCTTCATCGCCTGA
- the HSP10 gene encoding Hsp10p (similar to Saccharomyces cerevisiae HSP10 (YOR020C); ancestral locus Anc_5.607) — protein sequence MSTLIKSAKSIVPLLDRVLVQRIKAEAKTASGLFLPEKNVSKLNQARVLAVGQGFTDANGHKVVPEVKVGDQVLIPQFGGSTVKLSGGEDEVILFRDSEILAKINEQ from the coding sequence ATGTCCACTCTCATCAAGTCTGCCAAGTCCATTGTCCCGCTATTGGACCGTGTTCTCGTCCAACGGATCAAAGCAGAGGCCAAGACAGCCTCTGGGTTGTTCCTACCGGAGAAGAACGTCTCAAAGCTGAACCAGGCCCGCGTTCTGGCTGTGGGCCAAGGGTTCACCGACGCTAATGGCCACAAGGTGGTTCCCGAGGTGAAAGTTGGCGACCAGGTGCTGATCCCACAGTTTGGTGGGTCCACCGTCAAGTTGAGCGGCGGGGAGGACGAGGTTATTCTGTTCAGAGACTCAGAGATCCTTGCCAAGATCAACGAGCAGTGA